The Solidesulfovibrio fructosivorans JJ] genome has a window encoding:
- a CDS encoding class I SAM-dependent DNA methyltransferase, translating to MGNDLEIWHATYEAKTPESLQAAYKAWAPRYDQDTIEGMGYVAPNLAASLLDNYLESKASCVLDAGCGTGQVGEALQKIGYSNVDAMDYSPDMLDQAEKKNIYNELIREDMGSGIRLPENSYDATICVGALTYAHVGPNVFEEFVRITRPNGYVCFTIRDGAYQKYNYRKTMLELEANNSWELMAMLDWDYLIKESVTAKFCAYKVLET from the coding sequence ATGGGAAACGATTTGGAAATCTGGCACGCCACCTACGAGGCAAAGACGCCGGAATCGCTCCAGGCGGCCTACAAGGCCTGGGCTCCGCGCTATGACCAGGACACGATCGAAGGTATGGGCTATGTTGCGCCCAACCTCGCCGCGTCCCTTTTGGACAATTATCTGGAGTCCAAGGCGTCGTGCGTCCTGGATGCCGGTTGCGGCACAGGGCAAGTCGGCGAAGCGCTCCAAAAAATCGGCTACAGCAACGTGGACGCCATGGACTACTCGCCGGACATGCTCGACCAGGCCGAAAAGAAAAATATCTACAACGAGCTTATCCGGGAAGACATGGGTAGCGGTATACGACTGCCGGAAAACAGCTATGACGCCACCATCTGTGTCGGGGCGCTCACCTACGCCCATGTCGGTCCCAACGTCTTCGAGGAGTTCGTGCGCATCACCAGGCCGAACGGTTACGTCTGCTTTACCATACGTGACGGCGCATACCAGAAGTACAACTACCGCAAGACGATGCTGGAACTCGAGGCGAACAATTCCTGGGAGCTCATGGCCATGCTGGATTGGGACTATCTCATCAAAGAAAGCGTTACGGCCAAGTTCTGCGCCTACAAAGTGCTCGAAACCTGA
- a CDS encoding class I SAM-dependent DNA methyltransferase, which translates to MISDKKTLEKVYTARNSEQLMDAYKDWAVHYENDTLGEFGYVAPKATAKTLHTFAAEADQRILDAGCGTGLVGQALRELGYAAIDALDYSKEMLDQAAGKNIYAKHIQADLRQPLEIPNDTYDAVVCTGTFTYGHVDARAFDELIRITKPQGVIVFTIRDGAYQELGYRKRMIDLELAEAWELLTFHDEDYLRAENVICKMCAYRVLSPDRARQEA; encoded by the coding sequence ATGATCAGTGACAAAAAGACTCTTGAAAAAGTGTATACAGCGCGAAATTCCGAACAGCTCATGGACGCCTACAAGGATTGGGCGGTCCACTACGAGAACGACACCCTGGGCGAGTTCGGTTATGTGGCCCCCAAAGCCACGGCGAAAACATTGCACACCTTTGCCGCGGAGGCCGACCAACGCATCCTGGATGCCGGCTGCGGCACGGGGCTTGTCGGGCAAGCCCTCCGGGAACTTGGCTACGCCGCCATCGACGCCCTGGATTATTCCAAGGAAATGCTCGACCAGGCCGCCGGCAAAAACATCTACGCGAAGCACATCCAAGCCGATTTGCGCCAGCCCCTTGAAATCCCAAACGACACATACGACGCGGTCGTGTGCACCGGCACCTTCACCTATGGCCATGTGGACGCCCGGGCCTTCGACGAACTGATTCGCATCACCAAGCCCCAAGGCGTCATCGTCTTCACCATCCGTGACGGCGCGTACCAGGAACTCGGCTACCGCAAGCGCATGATCGATCTCGAGCTGGCCGAAGCCTGGGAGTTACTGACGTTCCACGACGAAGATTACCTCAGGGCTGAAAACGTCATCTGCAAAATGTGCGCGTATCGGGTTTTGTCCCCGGACCGCGCCCGGCAAGAAGCCTAA